The Haloferax sp. Atlit-12N genome window below encodes:
- a CDS encoding rhodanese-like domain-containing protein, which yields MSKLLHQLTVTELADRLDAGDSFTVVDTRPPESFESWHIEGAVNVPFHPVDGLGGDWDWDRVDDLAAEGPVVAICGKGLSSTSFGFELAARGYDDVEVVKGGMEDWSKLYEVVELDTGDDDLFVAQVQRRAKGCLGYVVGSRSAREAVVVDATRQVHEFELVAADAGMTVAGVLDTHVHADHVSGGRALADRLGVPYYLGSNATDRDVEYEFTALDDGETLAVGDYDIEAIHAPGHTSDMTNYLVDGRFLLTGDTLFVESVGRTELQFGDADAATGAELLYETLHDTLLSLPDETRVLPGHVSVGADGRYGVAAPGELVSATLGDLRADLDLLSMDESAFVDRVAGDTPEKPANYERVIAINTGRASVGDEEEATELELGPNNCAA from the coding sequence ATGAGTAAACTCCTCCACCAACTCACCGTGACCGAACTCGCGGACCGACTCGACGCGGGCGATTCGTTCACCGTGGTCGACACGCGACCACCGGAGAGCTTCGAGTCGTGGCACATCGAGGGCGCGGTCAACGTCCCCTTCCACCCCGTCGACGGACTCGGCGGCGACTGGGATTGGGACCGCGTCGACGACCTCGCCGCGGAGGGGCCGGTCGTCGCCATCTGCGGGAAAGGGCTGTCTTCGACGTCGTTCGGCTTCGAACTCGCGGCGCGCGGCTACGACGACGTGGAGGTCGTCAAAGGCGGCATGGAGGACTGGAGCAAACTGTACGAGGTGGTCGAACTCGACACCGGCGACGACGACCTGTTCGTCGCGCAGGTCCAGCGCCGCGCGAAGGGCTGTCTGGGCTACGTCGTCGGCTCGCGGTCGGCCCGCGAGGCGGTCGTCGTGGACGCGACCCGGCAGGTCCACGAGTTCGAACTCGTCGCCGCCGACGCCGGCATGACGGTCGCCGGTGTGCTCGACACGCACGTCCACGCCGACCACGTCTCGGGCGGCCGGGCCCTCGCCGACCGACTCGGCGTGCCGTACTACCTCGGGTCGAACGCGACGGACCGCGACGTCGAATACGAGTTCACCGCGCTGGACGACGGCGAGACGCTGGCCGTCGGTGACTACGATATCGAAGCGATTCACGCGCCGGGCCACACCTCGGACATGACGAACTACCTCGTCGACGGTCGGTTCCTCCTCACCGGCGACACGCTGTTCGTCGAGTCGGTCGGCCGGACGGAACTCCAGTTCGGCGACGCCGACGCGGCGACGGGCGCGGAACTCCTCTACGAGACGCTCCACGACACGCTGTTGTCGCTCCCCGACGAGACGCGCGTCCTCCCCGGCCACGTCTCAGTCGGGGCGGACGGGCGCTACGGCGTCGCCGCACCGGGCGAACTCGTGAGCGCGACGCTCGGCGACCTGCGCGCGGACCTCGACCTCCTGTCGATGGACGAGTCGGCGTTCGTCGACCGCGTGGCCGGAGACACGCCCGAAAAGCCCGCGAACTACGAGCGCGTCATCGCCATCAACACCGGGCGAGCCTCGGTCGGCGACGAGGAGGAGGCGACCGAACTCGAACTCGGACCGAACAACTGCGCCGCCTGA
- the eno gene encoding phosphopyruvate hydratase, whose protein sequence is MTRITSVALRRVLDSRGNPTVEADVLTESGGFGRAAAPSGASTGEYEAIELPPTEAIAAARRHAVPRLVDEVHAGNQREVDATLRAADGSENFSEIGANSAVAISMAAAKAGADVLGAPLYQHLGGAFRGDNFPTPLGNVIGGGEHAKEATNIQEFLAAPVGAPSVSEAVFANAKVHARASEILDERGVPAAKGDEGAWAPPVSDADAFEIMSEAVSDVEDELGFEIRFGLDIAASEMFEDGVYHYGDETKTTDEQIDYVAEMVDEYDLVYVEDPLDENDYEGFAELTERVGDRTLICGDDLFVTNVDRLQDGIDVGAANSILIKPNQIGTLTDAFDAVELASRNGMDAVISHRSGETEDATIAHLAVATDAPFIKTGTVQGERTAKLNELIRIADDAV, encoded by the coding sequence ATGACTCGAATCACATCCGTAGCTCTGCGCCGCGTACTCGACTCCCGTGGAAACCCGACGGTCGAAGCCGACGTGCTCACCGAATCCGGTGGGTTCGGTCGCGCTGCGGCCCCGAGTGGGGCATCCACCGGCGAGTACGAGGCAATCGAACTGCCGCCGACCGAAGCCATCGCCGCCGCGCGGCGACACGCTGTCCCCCGACTCGTGGACGAGGTCCACGCGGGCAACCAGCGCGAGGTCGACGCGACGCTCCGCGCCGCAGACGGCTCCGAGAACTTCTCGGAAATCGGCGCGAACAGCGCGGTCGCCATCTCGATGGCGGCCGCCAAGGCCGGTGCCGACGTGCTCGGTGCACCCCTGTACCAGCACCTCGGTGGCGCGTTCCGCGGCGACAACTTCCCGACGCCGCTCGGGAACGTCATCGGTGGCGGTGAACACGCCAAGGAAGCGACGAACATCCAGGAGTTCCTCGCCGCGCCCGTCGGCGCGCCGAGCGTCTCCGAAGCCGTCTTCGCCAACGCGAAGGTCCACGCCCGCGCGTCCGAGATTCTCGACGAGCGCGGCGTGCCCGCCGCGAAGGGCGACGAGGGTGCGTGGGCACCGCCGGTATCCGACGCCGACGCGTTCGAGATCATGTCCGAAGCGGTCTCCGACGTCGAGGACGAACTCGGCTTCGAGATTCGCTTCGGCCTCGACATCGCGGCCTCGGAGATGTTCGAAGACGGCGTCTACCACTACGGTGACGAGACGAAGACGACCGACGAGCAGATCGACTACGTCGCCGAGATGGTCGACGAGTACGACCTCGTCTACGTCGAAGACCCCCTCGACGAGAACGACTACGAGGGCTTCGCGGAACTCACAGAGCGCGTGGGCGACCGCACGCTCATCTGCGGTGACGACCTGTTCGTCACCAACGTCGACCGTCTGCAGGACGGCATCGACGTGGGCGCCGCGAACTCCATCCTCATCAAGCCGAACCAGATCGGGACGCTGACCGACGCGTTCGACGCCGTCGAACTGGCCTCCCGAAACGGGATGGACGCCGTCATCTCTCACCGCTCCGGTGAGACGGAAGACGCGACCATCGCACACCTCGCCGTCGCAACCGACGCGCCGTTCATCAAGACTGGCACGGTGCAGGGCGAGCGAACCGCCAAACTGAACGAACTCATCCGCATCGCGGACGACGCAGTATGA
- a CDS encoding zinc-dependent metalloprotease, whose amino-acid sequence MNLFRSVKAVADASATGSGTIDWDAVAEAAKAATDPGSLDLSEAERAGYAADVRDARDRLSTVAEVEFDVPEVVEVQNRHHWIDANVATFRRVMVPFEEHGPAVLPGFTRAVNTGSFAFVLSFLGNNVLGQYDPLLLAEGDDDHGLYFVHPNIRRVADSLDVDYPRFRRWIAFHEVSHAAEFGAAPWLSTHLESRMQRGVDALVEGDLDRDAFRELDTAMTAVEGYAELLMDRAFDDDYEDLRRKLDERRQGGGPVAKLARRLLGLGLKRRQYERGARFFEHVADERGVAAASRVWDHPENLPTDAELDAPERWIARVSP is encoded by the coding sequence ATGAACCTCTTTCGGAGCGTCAAAGCGGTCGCGGACGCTTCGGCGACCGGCTCCGGCACCATCGACTGGGACGCCGTCGCCGAGGCCGCAAAAGCCGCGACCGACCCCGGTTCGCTCGACCTCTCGGAGGCGGAGCGAGCGGGGTACGCCGCGGACGTTCGCGACGCGCGCGACCGCCTTTCGACCGTCGCCGAGGTGGAGTTCGACGTGCCCGAAGTCGTCGAAGTCCAGAACCGACACCACTGGATAGACGCGAACGTGGCGACGTTCCGCCGGGTGATGGTCCCGTTCGAGGAACACGGACCCGCGGTCCTCCCCGGGTTCACCCGCGCCGTCAACACCGGCTCGTTCGCCTTCGTCCTCTCGTTCCTCGGGAACAACGTCCTCGGGCAGTACGACCCGCTGCTCCTCGCCGAGGGCGACGACGACCACGGCCTGTACTTCGTCCACCCGAACATCCGCCGGGTCGCCGACAGCCTCGACGTGGACTACCCGCGGTTCCGCCGCTGGATTGCCTTCCACGAGGTGTCCCACGCCGCGGAGTTCGGCGCGGCCCCGTGGCTCTCGACGCACCTCGAATCGCGGATGCAACGCGGCGTCGACGCGCTCGTCGAAGGCGACCTCGACCGCGACGCGTTCCGCGAACTCGACACGGCGATGACCGCCGTCGAGGGCTACGCGGAACTGCTGATGGACCGGGCGTTCGACGACGACTACGAGGACCTCCGCCGAAAGCTCGACGAGCGACGACAGGGTGGCGGTCCCGTCGCGAAGCTCGCGCGGCGGCTCCTCGGACTCGGCCTCAAACGGCGGCAGTACGAACGCGGCGCTCGGTTCTTCGAGCACGTCGCCGACGAACGCGGCGTCGCGGCCGCTTCGCGAGTGTGGGATCATCCGGAGAACTTACCGACTGACGCCGAATTGGACGCACCCGAGCGATGGATCGCGCGGGTGTCGCCCTGA
- a CDS encoding AAA domain-containing protein has protein sequence MNLRGPLVEVGEPRDVETKYGERSLAEVTLRPERGTGEPVTVTLWGKWTHAAEHAEPGMDLLVTDAEESEYRGETTYSTGSESFVVVEPDFLVDVTDIRSWVQCSRMYYLNKLSGIPLNYPVVKGTIVHDVFGDLLRGRDLESSIDERIDERGLELGLLGREVDEVADEVRRNAAAIEGWLSQGVLTDEDEWRSEYTLISPTFGIKGRADALRRGSPVELKTGKNLNRDPRFQDKIQAASYALILEERGVPVDTGTLLYTKNTTLDRTEESGDLSPAKDFSIGRGLLEFVVRTRNEIAAMEHDASVPTGYEVNSKCEYCFEKDTCMVVSGRLDQESKAGAIGKPVPEDERDYFDRFYRAVEEERRAVHNEYRKLWDQSAEERADDDRALIGLEPLGQTERPDGTWELRAKQTDDAVSKLRAGDVALASDGHPVEGHAELARIVELGDETVVTTDEPVPLRRLDVYPSELTVDRLLTALHDAVLKGSPDRKDVLFGRRDPDFSDRSAGRTFIDNNDAQDDAVRLAVDADDLALIHGPPGTGKTYTIARTIRALVEDGNRVLLSAFTNRAVDNALEALRDQGFENIVRVGTESGVREDMQDVRLSRSGDPNALAGALHDAPVVAATTASCGSRVMREQSFDVVLVDEASQITEPGTLAAVNLADRFVLVGDHKQLPPVVRAENDLQKSLFQRLIETYLDASVMLDRQYRMSQRIQAFASKEFYDGALRPATGAVAAQHLRDLGVDTADLPAELADQVAFVDPDGRRAGNTNPVEADRVAEVVAAYEAAGVDIDDIGVIAPFRAQVAEISRRTDATVDTVDRFQGSSKEVIVVSFVATGELDGPLFEDHRRINVALTRAKKALCLVGDADALESDPFYGRMLAWARR, from the coding sequence GTGAACCTTCGCGGTCCGCTCGTCGAGGTCGGCGAGCCGCGTGACGTCGAAACGAAGTACGGCGAGCGCTCGCTGGCGGAGGTGACGCTCCGCCCCGAGCGCGGGACCGGAGAGCCAGTCACCGTCACCCTCTGGGGAAAGTGGACCCACGCCGCCGAACACGCCGAACCGGGGATGGACCTGCTCGTCACCGACGCCGAGGAGTCCGAGTACCGCGGCGAGACGACGTACTCGACCGGCTCTGAGTCGTTCGTCGTCGTCGAGCCCGACTTCCTCGTGGACGTGACCGACATCCGCTCGTGGGTGCAGTGCTCGCGGATGTACTACCTGAACAAGCTCTCTGGCATCCCGCTGAACTACCCGGTGGTGAAAGGGACCATCGTCCACGACGTGTTCGGCGACCTCCTCCGCGGCCGCGACCTCGAGTCGTCCATCGACGAGCGCATCGACGAGCGCGGCCTCGAACTCGGCCTGCTCGGCCGCGAGGTCGACGAAGTCGCGGACGAGGTGCGCCGTAACGCCGCCGCCATCGAGGGGTGGCTCTCGCAGGGCGTCCTCACCGACGAGGACGAGTGGCGCTCGGAGTACACCCTCATCTCGCCGACGTTCGGCATCAAGGGCCGCGCCGACGCCCTCCGCCGGGGGTCGCCCGTCGAACTCAAGACCGGCAAGAACCTCAACCGCGACCCGCGGTTCCAGGACAAGATTCAGGCCGCCTCCTACGCGCTCATCCTCGAAGAGCGGGGCGTACCCGTCGATACGGGGACGCTCCTCTACACGAAGAACACGACGCTCGACCGCACCGAGGAGTCCGGCGACCTCTCGCCAGCGAAGGACTTCTCCATCGGTCGCGGCCTGCTGGAGTTCGTCGTCCGCACCCGCAACGAAATCGCGGCGATGGAACACGACGCGTCGGTCCCGACCGGCTACGAGGTGAACTCGAAGTGCGAGTACTGCTTCGAGAAAGATACCTGCATGGTCGTCTCCGGCAGACTCGACCAGGAGTCGAAAGCTGGCGCAATCGGGAAGCCGGTCCCCGAGGACGAACGCGACTACTTCGACCGCTTCTACCGCGCCGTCGAAGAAGAGCGCCGGGCGGTCCACAACGAGTACCGCAAACTCTGGGACCAGAGCGCCGAGGAGCGCGCCGACGACGACCGGGCGCTCATCGGCCTCGAACCCCTCGGTCAGACCGAACGCCCCGACGGCACGTGGGAGCTCCGGGCCAAACAGACCGACGACGCGGTGTCGAAACTTCGCGCCGGCGACGTGGCGCTCGCCAGCGACGGCCACCCCGTCGAGGGGCACGCCGAACTCGCGCGCATCGTCGAACTCGGCGACGAAACCGTCGTCACGACCGACGAACCCGTGCCGCTCCGCCGCCTCGACGTGTACCCCTCCGAACTCACCGTCGACCGCCTGCTCACCGCCCTCCACGACGCGGTGCTCAAGGGCTCGCCCGACCGGAAGGACGTGCTGTTCGGCCGCCGCGACCCCGACTTCTCGGACCGCTCTGCGGGCCGCACGTTCATCGACAACAACGACGCCCAGGACGACGCGGTGCGCCTCGCGGTCGACGCCGACGACCTCGCGCTCATCCACGGCCCGCCGGGGACGGGCAAGACCTACACCATCGCCCGGACCATCCGCGCGCTCGTCGAGGACGGCAACCGCGTCCTGCTTTCGGCCTTCACGAACCGCGCGGTCGACAACGCGCTCGAAGCCCTGCGGGACCAGGGATTCGAGAATATCGTCCGCGTCGGCACCGAATCGGGTGTCCGCGAGGACATGCAGGACGTGCGCCTCTCGCGGAGCGGTGACCCGAACGCGCTCGCGGGCGCCCTCCACGACGCACCGGTCGTCGCCGCGACCACCGCCTCCTGCGGGTCGCGCGTGATGCGCGAGCAGTCGTTCGACGTGGTGCTCGTCGACGAGGCGTCACAGATAACCGAACCCGGGACGCTCGCCGCCGTGAACCTCGCCGACCGGTTCGTCCTCGTCGGCGACCACAAACAGCTTCCCCCGGTCGTCCGCGCCGAAAACGACCTCCAGAAATCGCTGTTCCAGCGACTCATCGAGACGTACCTCGACGCCTCGGTCATGCTCGACCGCCAGTACCGCATGTCCCAGCGGATTCAGGCGTTCGCCTCGAAGGAGTTCTACGACGGCGCGCTCCGCCCGGCCACGGGTGCCGTCGCCGCCCAACACCTCCGCGACCTCGGCGTCGACACCGCGGACCTCCCCGCCGAACTCGCGGACCAAGTCGCCTTCGTCGACCCAGACGGCCGGCGCGCCGGCAACACGAACCCCGTCGAAGCCGACCGCGTGGCGGAGGTCGTCGCCGCGTACGAGGCCGCCGGTGTCGACATCGACGACATCGGCGTCATCGCGCCGTTCCGGGCGCAAGTCGCCGAAATCTCCCGCCGAACCGACGCCACCGTCGACACGGTCGACCGGTTCCAGGGCTCCTCGAAGGAGGTCATCGTCGTCTCCTTCGTCGCCACCGGCGAGTTGGACGGCCCGCTGTTCGAGGACCACCGTCGAATCAACGTCGCACTCACGCGGGCGAAGAAGGCGCTGTGTCTCGTCGGCGACGCCGACGCGCTCGAATCCGACCCGTTCTACGGCCGGATGCTCGCGTGGGCGCGGCGGTAA
- a CDS encoding VOC family protein, translating into MDRTIDHVAFGGTELYELRAAANEVGLTPTYGGEHGTGTTHMAVVPFPDGSYLELIAPTLGTDAADAGFWPDHLAADAGPASWCLETDDAAATAKSAIDAGLPVDGPHEASRARPDGRLVEWDMCFEGADQRLPFFIRDRTPRSYRVPKAVRNAAIRGLHTVVVATRDRETTAALFARRHRYPSPVDINGPFSEFAVLPGTPLALCEPGDGALGERIDEVGEGPCAFLVGVTDLDRARNSLSLGPRIRYSDRHMAWFDHDLFEGRLGVVELP; encoded by the coding sequence ATGGACCGAACCATCGACCACGTCGCGTTCGGTGGTACCGAACTGTACGAACTCCGGGCGGCCGCGAACGAGGTCGGTCTCACGCCGACGTACGGCGGCGAACACGGGACTGGAACGACGCACATGGCCGTCGTCCCGTTCCCCGACGGGTCGTACCTCGAACTCATCGCGCCGACGCTCGGAACCGACGCGGCGGACGCCGGATTCTGGCCAGACCACCTCGCGGCCGACGCCGGCCCCGCATCGTGGTGTCTGGAGACCGACGACGCTGCCGCCACCGCCAAAAGCGCCATCGATGCCGGTCTCCCCGTCGACGGCCCCCACGAGGCCTCCCGCGCCCGGCCGGACGGTCGCCTCGTCGAGTGGGACATGTGCTTCGAGGGCGCGGACCAGCGACTTCCCTTCTTCATCCGCGACCGCACCCCGCGGAGCTACCGCGTCCCGAAAGCCGTGCGAAACGCCGCCATCCGCGGACTCCACACCGTCGTCGTCGCCACCCGGGACCGCGAGACGACCGCGGCGCTGTTCGCCCGGCGACATCGCTACCCCTCGCCGGTCGATATCAACGGGCCGTTCTCCGAGTTTGCCGTCCTTCCCGGCACACCACTCGCTCTATGTGAACCCGGCGACGGCGCGCTCGGGGAGCGCATCGACGAGGTTGGCGAGGGACCGTGCGCGTTCCTCGTCGGCGTCACCGACCTCGACCGGGCGCGCAACTCGCTGTCGCTCGGTCCCCGGATTCGCTACAGTGACCGCCACATGGCGTGGTTCGACCACGACCTGTTCGAAGGTCGGTTGGGCGTGGTGGAACTCCCCTGA
- the rpsB gene encoding 30S ribosomal protein S2, which yields MSDNENDAVEVADEEPETETEAVAETEPAEAATEDETVETAEAADEAAEAEEAEPEPAFDEDVMPDEDADLLIPVEDYLAAGVHIGTQQKTKDMVRFIHRVRDDGLYVLDVSQTDSRIRTAADFLANYSPEQILVTSSRQYGRFPAEKFADAVGARARTGRFIPGTLTNPDYAGYIEPDVVVVTDPIGDAQAVKEAITVGIPVIAMCDSNNQTSNVDLVVPTNNKGRRALSVVYWLLANETLDRRGSDTVYALEDFEAEL from the coding sequence ATGAGCGACAACGAAAACGACGCGGTGGAGGTCGCCGACGAGGAACCCGAGACGGAGACCGAAGCGGTCGCCGAGACGGAACCCGCCGAGGCCGCCACCGAAGACGAGACAGTAGAGACCGCTGAGGCGGCCGACGAAGCCGCCGAAGCCGAAGAAGCAGAGCCGGAACCGGCCTTCGACGAGGACGTTATGCCCGACGAAGACGCCGACCTGCTCATCCCGGTCGAGGACTACCTGGCCGCCGGTGTCCACATCGGTACCCAGCAGAAGACCAAGGACATGGTCCGGTTCATCCACCGTGTCCGCGACGACGGGCTCTACGTGCTCGACGTCAGCCAGACTGACTCGCGAATCCGCACCGCCGCGGACTTCCTCGCGAACTACAGTCCGGAGCAGATTCTGGTCACGTCCTCGCGCCAGTACGGTCGCTTCCCGGCCGAGAAGTTCGCCGACGCCGTCGGCGCTCGCGCCCGCACGGGCCGCTTCATCCCGGGAACCCTGACGAACCCGGACTACGCCGGCTACATCGAACCCGACGTGGTCGTCGTCACCGACCCGATTGGTGACGCGCAGGCCGTCAAAGAGGCCATCACGGTCGGCATCCCGGTCATCGCGATGTGCGACTCCAACAACCAGACGTCGAACGTCGACCTCGTCGTCCCGACGAACAACAAGGGTCGACGCGCGCTGTCGGTCGTCTACTGGCTCCTCGCCAACGAGACGCTCGACCGCCGCGGCTCCGACACCGTCTACGCCCTCGAAGACTTCGAGGCCGAACTGTAG